The Arachis hypogaea cultivar Tifrunner chromosome 16, arahy.Tifrunner.gnm2.J5K5, whole genome shotgun sequence genome contains a region encoding:
- the LOC140180004 gene encoding protein MAIN-LIKE 1-like: MVEFEHDWSLASALIERWRSESHTFHLPCGEMTITLQNVAYQLGLRIDGDPVSGCIEDRQSQTKWTVKLTWFHNTVCGELEQDATEERLMRYARGYIMQLIGGILFPDASDSRVGSVSAEQCHRREQAEAVEWTPYADPQLVGLVPPAIVEADALAAVVCPLLCFAIVEWHQVDRVVRQFGGLQHIPTRPLNIDELHRLDGRFDRGEWFSHLLGGWHEMWDARAIDNFCNDL, from the exons ATGGTCGAGTTCGAGCATGATTGGTCGCTTGCCTCGGCGTTGATAGAGAGGTGGCGCTCTGAGTCCCATACATTTCATTTACCGTGCGGGGAGATGACTATCACCCTGCAGAACGTGGCATATCAGTTGGGACTCAGGATTGATGGTGATCCTGTGAGTGGATGTATAG AGGACAGACAGTCACAGACGAAGTGGACTGTCAAACTCACTTGGTTCCACAACACAGTTTGTGGAGAGCTAGAGCAGGATGCCACAGAGGAGCGGCTGATGAGGTATGCGAGAGGATACATCATGCAGTTGATAGGCGGTATCCTCTTCCCCGATGCATCTGACTCTCGG GTGGGTTCAGTATCGGCCGAACAATGCCACCGGCGAGAGCAGGCTGAGGCA GTTGAGTGGACTCCATATGCGGATCCGCAGCTGGTTGGGCTTGTTCCACCGGCGATAGTAGAGGCGGATGCCTTGGCAGCGGTTGTATGTCCACTGCTGTGCTTCGCTATCGTCGAGTGGCATCAGGTGGACCGGGTAGTTCGTCAGTTCGGTGGCCTGCAGCACATTCCCACTAGGCCACTGAACATTGACGAGTTGCACAGGCTTGATGGGAGATTCGATCGTGGCGAGTGGTTCTCGCATTTGCTTGGTGGCTGGCATGAGATGTGGGATGCTCGGGCCATTGACAACTTTTGTAATGACTTATAA
- the LOC114925478 gene encoding uncharacterized protein has translation MPRSQWAQHADEGRRFGHMTTNISECINAIMKGSRNLPITALIKSSYFRLGELFARKGSEALAQLQVSAEFSQTLMKAIESNSKHVNTMNVYQFDRSRSNFTVEELTAVSGSRQQNYQVLLDEGKCDCGYFQALHISCRHVLAACSHARLDWKRFVHPVYRMESIFNVYRSEFRPIGHEDD, from the coding sequence ATGCCACGGTCACAGTGGGCACAGCATGCTGATGAGGGACGTCGATTTGGTCACATGACGACCAATATCTCTGAGTGCATTAATGCTATCATGAAGGGTTCCCGGAATTTGCCAATTACGGCTCTTATTAAGTCAAGTTATTTTCGTCTGGGTGAACTTTTTGCAAGGAAGGGCTCCGAGGCACTGGCACAACTTCAGGTCAGTGCTGAATTCTCACAGACATTGATGAAGGCCATAGAATCCAACTCGAAGCACGTGAACACGATGAATGTTTACCAGTTTGATCGGTCCAGGTCAAACTTCACGGTTGAAGAGTTAACGGCAGTTTCGGGATCCAGACAACAGAATTATCAAGTACTGCTTGATGAGGGCAAGTGTGACTGTGGGTATTTTCAGGCTCTTCATATTTCTTGTCGTCACGTTCTTGCAGCTTGCTCTCATGCTAGGCTTGATTGGAAGCGGTTTGTGCATCCTGTGTACCGCATGGAGTCGATCTTCAATGTTTACAGATCAGAGTTTCGGCCCATAGGACACGAGGATGACTAG
- the LOC112756718 gene encoding uncharacterized protein translates to MGQDHRRLDLKVIAQHIFTMVKADPTISIRVLQRRVENHFGFKASYRKVWLAKQRVIARIYGDWEESYNELPRWLFAMQMYFPDTVMFHRVFWTFPLCVEAFKHCKPLISIDGTHLYGKYGGTLLMAIAQNSNANILPIAFAVVEGETKEAWSFFLSYLREHVTPQPGVLVISDRHKSIDGALNAEGSL, encoded by the exons ATGGGGCAAGATCATCGTAGGTTGGATTTGAAAGTGATTGCACAACACATTTTCACGATGGTCAAGGCCGATCCAACAATCAGCATCAGGGTTCTACAAAGACGTGTGGAAAATCACTTTGGTTTCAAGGCGTCGTACAGAAAGGTTTGGCTTGCAAAACAGAGAGTCATCGCTAGAATATATGgcgattgggaggagtcatacaacGAGCTTCCTCGTTGGTTATTCGCTATGCAGATGTACTTTCCAG ACACTGTGATGTTTCATCGGGTCTTTTGGACGTTTCCACTGTGTGTTGAGGccttcaagcattgcaagccacTTATCTCTATTGATGGCACCCACCTATATGGGAAATACGGTGGAACTTTGCTGATGGCCATAGCGCAAAACAGCAATGCAAACATCCTGCCCATTGCATTCGCAGTTGTTGAGGGTGAGACAAAGGAGGCGTGGTCGTTCTTTCTTTCGTACTTACGGGAGCATGTTACACCACAACCAGgagtgttagtgatttcagatagACACAAGTCCATTGATGGAGCACTGAATGCTGAAGGGAGTTTATGA
- the LOC112757740 gene encoding uncharacterized protein — MSTCHSWLQDLEEEDDDDGGLFYQHPHNLSRLSVCTTSSSMCGLDDDAMMMSRLSIEDDEDDGDEADGELSGEEEGLLLSSASEKEDFPSSLGSSCCCSLPNTPPAVRRRKNKKEKEYASDNGPGDRDGVVLITRPKGGNKTLCMGLEEVKACRELGFELELPPSLDTSSSGANSPIANWRISSPGDDPREVKARLKVWAQAVALASASKYGT; from the coding sequence ATGTCTACATGTCACTCTTGGTTGCAAGACCTGGAGGAGGAGGACGACGACGATGGCGGATTATTCTATCAACACCCTCACAACTTGTCGAGGCTGTCCGTTTGTACCACCAGCAGCTCCATGTGCGGGTTGGATGATGATGCCATGATGATGTCACGCTTGTCCATAGAAGACGACGAAGACGACGGGGACGAGGCAGATGGAGAACTctcaggagaagaagaaggattaTTACTATCCTCTGCCTCTGAAAAAGAAGACTTTCCATCATCACTTGGTAGCAGCTGCTGTTGTTCTCTGCCAAATACGCCTCCAGCAGtaagaagaaggaaaaacaagAAGGAGAAGGAGTATGCAAGTGACAATGGGCCTGGTGATCGTGACGGGGTGGTTCTCATAACCAGGCCCAAGGGTGGCAACAAGACACTGTGTATGGGTTTGGAAGAAGTCAAGGCTTGCAGGGAACTTGGCTTCGAGTTGGAACTTCCTCCTTCACTCGATACCAGCAGCAGCGGTGCCAACTCCCCCATAGCCAATTGGCGCATCTCTAGCCCCGGTGATGATCCACGAGAAGTGAAGGCAAGGCTCAAAGTGTGGGCGCAGGCTGTAGCACTAGCATCTGCCTCCAAATACGGCACATAA
- the LOC112757739 gene encoding pectin acetylesterase 3 isoform X2 yields MRMNVFVIAALAFVSLVSVIDGSEHQPQLSEFVNDALFSSVSSKQPSQPQPLMVPITVINGAAAKGAVCLDGTSPAYHFHPGSGSGANSWLIHLEGGGWCNTIRNCVFRKTTRRGSFKFMEKTLPFTGILSNKPEENPDFFNWNRVKIRYCDGASFAGDSQNEANQLQFRGQKIWLAAIEELMSKGMQKANQALLSGCSAGGLASIIHCDEFGSMFPKSTKVKCLSDAGFFLDAVDVSGGHTLRNMFGGVVTLQEVQKNLPKSCLNQLDPTSCFFPQNLIQHVQTPLFLLNAAYDAWQVQESLAPHSADPSGSWNDCKANHARCNSSQIQFFQDFRNQMLNDVKDFSRSSPTGLFINSCFAHCQSERQDTWFADDSPLINDMPVAIAVGDWFFDRKTIKAIDCAYPCDTTCHNLVFNESDDTSTTTTMIYSSQSSRLTFPALYLLSALFPTSMFLLHLRVEVLSRFFSHST; encoded by the exons ATGAGAATGAATGTGTTTGTGATAGCCGCACTTGCTTTTGTGTCTCTAGTTTCCGTCATTGATGGATCTGAGCATCAGCCTCAGCTATCTGAGTTTGTAAACGATGCTTTATTCTCATCAGTTTCAAGCAAGCAGCCTTCCCAGCCACAACCTCTCATGGTTCCCATTACTGTTATCAATGGAGCTGCTGCCAAAGGAGCTG TATGTTTGGATGGAACATCGCCTGCCTATCACTTTCATCCTGGATCCGGATCAGGAGCCAATAGTTGGCTCATTCACTTAGAG GGAGGAGGATGGTGTAATACCATCAGAAATTGTGTTTTTAGGAAGACGACTCGGCGTGGTTCCTTTAAATTCATGGAAAAGACACTGCCATTCACTGGGATATTGAGCAATAAACCTGAAGAAAACCCTG ATTTCTTTAACTGGAACAGAGTTAAAATACGTTACTGTGATGGAGCATCTTTCGCCGGAGACAGTCAAAATGAG GCTAATCAGCTTCAATTTCGAGGACAGAAAATATGGCTAGCTGCAATCGAGGAATTAATGTCCAAAGGAATGCAAAAAGCCAACCAG GCACTTTTGTCTGGATGCTCTGCAGGTGGTCTGGCATCTATAATACATTGTGATGAATTCGGAAGCATGTTTCCAAAATCTACCAAAGTGAAATGTTTGAGTGATGCAGGATTTTTTCTTGATGC AGTTGATGTGTCTGGGGGGCACACACTGAGGAATATGTTTGGAGGTGTAGTTACATTACAG GAAGTACAAAAAAACTTACCAAAAAGTTGTCTCAACCAACTGGATCCAACTTCG TGCTTCTTTCCTCAAAACTTGATCCAGCATGTTCAAACTCCATTGTTTCTTCTCAATGCAGCTTATGATGCATGGCAG GTGCAAGAAAGTCTAGCCCCCCATTCAGCGGATCCAAGTGGTTCTTGGAATGATTGTAAAGCAAATCATGCAAGGTGTAACTCATCTCAAATACAGTTCTTCCAAG actttagAAATCAAATGCTAAATGATGTGAAAGACTTCTCAAGGTCCTCTCCAACTGGATTGTTCATAAATTCTTGTTTTGCTCATTGCCAGTCTGAGAGACAAGATACATGGTTTGCTGATGACTCTCCGCTTATCAACGACATG CCTGTGGCGATTGCTGTTGGAGACTGGTTTTTTGATCGAAAAACTATCAAAGCTATTGATTGTGCTTATCCCTGTGACACAACCTGCCATAATCTGGTCTTCAA TGAAAGTGATGACacatccaccaccaccaccatgatATATTCCTCTCAGTCCTCCAGGTTGACTTTTCCTGCTCTATACCTACTAAGTGCTTTGTTTCCCACTTCCATGTTCCTACTGCACCTTAGAGTAGAAGTACTATCAAGATTCTTTAGCCATTCCACATAA
- the LOC112757739 gene encoding pectin acetylesterase 3 isoform X1 — protein MRMNVFVIAALAFVSLVSVIDGSEHQPQLSEFVNDALFSSVSSKQPSQPQPLMVPITVINGAAAKGAVCLDGTSPAYHFHPGSGSGANSWLIHLEGGGWCNTIRNCVFRKTTRRGSFKFMEKTLPFTGILSNKPEENPDFFNWNRVKIRYCDGASFAGDSQNEANQLQFRGQKIWLAAIEELMSKGMQKANQALLSGCSAGGLASIIHCDEFGSMFPKSTKVKCLSDAGFFLDAVDVSGGHTLRNMFGGVVTLQEVQKNLPKSCLNQLDPTSCFFPQNLIQHVQTPLFLLNAAYDAWQVQESLAPHSADPSGSWNDCKANHARCNSSQIQFFQDFRNQMLNDVKDFSRSSPTGLFINSCFAHCQSERQDTWFADDSPLINDMPVAIAVGDWFFDRKTIKAIDCAYPCDTTCHNLVFNVARSTVVDSQYISESDDTSTTTTMIYSSQSSRLTFPALYLLSALFPTSMFLLHLRVEVLSRFFSHST, from the exons ATGAGAATGAATGTGTTTGTGATAGCCGCACTTGCTTTTGTGTCTCTAGTTTCCGTCATTGATGGATCTGAGCATCAGCCTCAGCTATCTGAGTTTGTAAACGATGCTTTATTCTCATCAGTTTCAAGCAAGCAGCCTTCCCAGCCACAACCTCTCATGGTTCCCATTACTGTTATCAATGGAGCTGCTGCCAAAGGAGCTG TATGTTTGGATGGAACATCGCCTGCCTATCACTTTCATCCTGGATCCGGATCAGGAGCCAATAGTTGGCTCATTCACTTAGAG GGAGGAGGATGGTGTAATACCATCAGAAATTGTGTTTTTAGGAAGACGACTCGGCGTGGTTCCTTTAAATTCATGGAAAAGACACTGCCATTCACTGGGATATTGAGCAATAAACCTGAAGAAAACCCTG ATTTCTTTAACTGGAACAGAGTTAAAATACGTTACTGTGATGGAGCATCTTTCGCCGGAGACAGTCAAAATGAG GCTAATCAGCTTCAATTTCGAGGACAGAAAATATGGCTAGCTGCAATCGAGGAATTAATGTCCAAAGGAATGCAAAAAGCCAACCAG GCACTTTTGTCTGGATGCTCTGCAGGTGGTCTGGCATCTATAATACATTGTGATGAATTCGGAAGCATGTTTCCAAAATCTACCAAAGTGAAATGTTTGAGTGATGCAGGATTTTTTCTTGATGC AGTTGATGTGTCTGGGGGGCACACACTGAGGAATATGTTTGGAGGTGTAGTTACATTACAG GAAGTACAAAAAAACTTACCAAAAAGTTGTCTCAACCAACTGGATCCAACTTCG TGCTTCTTTCCTCAAAACTTGATCCAGCATGTTCAAACTCCATTGTTTCTTCTCAATGCAGCTTATGATGCATGGCAG GTGCAAGAAAGTCTAGCCCCCCATTCAGCGGATCCAAGTGGTTCTTGGAATGATTGTAAAGCAAATCATGCAAGGTGTAACTCATCTCAAATACAGTTCTTCCAAG actttagAAATCAAATGCTAAATGATGTGAAAGACTTCTCAAGGTCCTCTCCAACTGGATTGTTCATAAATTCTTGTTTTGCTCATTGCCAGTCTGAGAGACAAGATACATGGTTTGCTGATGACTCTCCGCTTATCAACGACATG CCTGTGGCGATTGCTGTTGGAGACTGGTTTTTTGATCGAAAAACTATCAAAGCTATTGATTGTGCTTATCCCTGTGACACAACCTGCCATAATCTGGTCTTCAA TGTTGCTAGATCTACCGTGGTTGACTCCCAGTATATAAG TGAAAGTGATGACacatccaccaccaccaccatgatATATTCCTCTCAGTCCTCCAGGTTGACTTTTCCTGCTCTATACCTACTAAGTGCTTTGTTTCCCACTTCCATGTTCCTACTGCACCTTAGAGTAGAAGTACTATCAAGATTCTTTAGCCATTCCACATAA
- the LOC112757739 gene encoding pectin acetylesterase 3 isoform X3, translated as MRMNVFVIAALAFVSLVSVIDGSEHQPQLSEFVNDALFSSVSSKQPSQPQPLMVPITVINGAAAKGAVCLDGTSPAYHFHPGSGSGANSWLIHLEGGGWCNTIRNCVFRKTTRRGSFKFMEKTLPFTGILSNKPEENPDFFNWNRVKIRYCDGASFAGDSQNEANQLQFRGQKIWLAAIEELMSKGMQKANQALLSGCSAGGLASIIHCDEFGSMFPKSTKVKCLSDAGFFLDAVDVSGGHTLRNMFGGVVTLQEVQKNLPKSCLNQLDPTSCFFPQNLIQHVQTPLFLLNAAYDAWQVQESLAPHSADPSGSWNDCKANHARCNSSQIQFFQDFRNQMLNDVKDFSRSSPTGLFINSCFAHCQSERQDTWFADDSPLINDMPVAIAVGDWFFDRKTIKAIDCAYPCDTTCHNLVFK; from the exons ATGAGAATGAATGTGTTTGTGATAGCCGCACTTGCTTTTGTGTCTCTAGTTTCCGTCATTGATGGATCTGAGCATCAGCCTCAGCTATCTGAGTTTGTAAACGATGCTTTATTCTCATCAGTTTCAAGCAAGCAGCCTTCCCAGCCACAACCTCTCATGGTTCCCATTACTGTTATCAATGGAGCTGCTGCCAAAGGAGCTG TATGTTTGGATGGAACATCGCCTGCCTATCACTTTCATCCTGGATCCGGATCAGGAGCCAATAGTTGGCTCATTCACTTAGAG GGAGGAGGATGGTGTAATACCATCAGAAATTGTGTTTTTAGGAAGACGACTCGGCGTGGTTCCTTTAAATTCATGGAAAAGACACTGCCATTCACTGGGATATTGAGCAATAAACCTGAAGAAAACCCTG ATTTCTTTAACTGGAACAGAGTTAAAATACGTTACTGTGATGGAGCATCTTTCGCCGGAGACAGTCAAAATGAG GCTAATCAGCTTCAATTTCGAGGACAGAAAATATGGCTAGCTGCAATCGAGGAATTAATGTCCAAAGGAATGCAAAAAGCCAACCAG GCACTTTTGTCTGGATGCTCTGCAGGTGGTCTGGCATCTATAATACATTGTGATGAATTCGGAAGCATGTTTCCAAAATCTACCAAAGTGAAATGTTTGAGTGATGCAGGATTTTTTCTTGATGC AGTTGATGTGTCTGGGGGGCACACACTGAGGAATATGTTTGGAGGTGTAGTTACATTACAG GAAGTACAAAAAAACTTACCAAAAAGTTGTCTCAACCAACTGGATCCAACTTCG TGCTTCTTTCCTCAAAACTTGATCCAGCATGTTCAAACTCCATTGTTTCTTCTCAATGCAGCTTATGATGCATGGCAG GTGCAAGAAAGTCTAGCCCCCCATTCAGCGGATCCAAGTGGTTCTTGGAATGATTGTAAAGCAAATCATGCAAGGTGTAACTCATCTCAAATACAGTTCTTCCAAG actttagAAATCAAATGCTAAATGATGTGAAAGACTTCTCAAGGTCCTCTCCAACTGGATTGTTCATAAATTCTTGTTTTGCTCATTGCCAGTCTGAGAGACAAGATACATGGTTTGCTGATGACTCTCCGCTTATCAACGACATG CCTGTGGCGATTGCTGTTGGAGACTGGTTTTTTGATCGAAAAACTATCAAAGCTATTGATTGTGCTTATCCCTGTGACACAACCTGCCATAATCTGGTCTTCAAGTGA